The following coding sequences lie in one Apium graveolens cultivar Ventura chromosome 3, ASM990537v1, whole genome shotgun sequence genomic window:
- the LOC141713234 gene encoding small ubiquitin-related modifier 1-like, whose amino-acid sequence MSATPNQNQANTEEDKKPSADGAHINLKVKGQDGNEVFFRIKRSTQLKKLMNAYCDRQSVDINSIAFLFDGRRLRGEQSPDELEMEDGDEIDAMLHQTGGTPF is encoded by the exons ATGTCGGCGACACCAAATCAAAACCAGGCCAACACCGAAGAGGATAAGAAGCCTTCTGCTGATGGTGCTCATATCAACCTCAAAGTTAAAGGCCAG GATGGAAATGAAGTCTTTTTCAGGATCAAGCGGAGTACCCAATTGAAAAAGCTTATGAATGCGTATTGTGACCGTCAATCAGTTGACATAAATTCAATTGCCTTTCTCTTTGATGGTCGTCGTCTCCGAGGGGAGCAGAGTCCCGACGAG TTGGAAATGGAAGATGGTGATGAAATTGATGCTATGCTGCACCAGACTGGTGGAACACCTTTTTGA
- the LOC141713235 gene encoding AUGMIN subunit 2-like yields MSMAGSDSNANTWVAKKPLKRLGGMSDALSLAADLGFSVNPPPSQDELQKLSTGTDEKADNLVRVLRDLTTVQRKIADLQVELQGRKEDKNVAHLTHVSAMEKKIETLARITDILKDVIQNKDRIIARLQQPYSLDCIPVEAEYQKQFSELLMKAASDYGSLTESVADFQWSQNFKEPPSVWGEMLRPIPVALASCTRFFEAMSAMRESFATLQHLRVGHSTQSGSTFTTPLKDPAQRIPGVPETT; encoded by the exons ATGTCAATGGCCGGAAGTGACAGCAACGCAAACACATGGGTAGCAAAGAAACCACTTAAACGCCTTGGTGGAATGTCTGATGCACTCTCTCTTGCTGCTGATCTTGGCTTTTCTGTTAATCCTCCTCCTTCTCAG GATGAGTTACAGAAATTATCAACTGGGACTGATGAAAAGGCGGATAACTTGGTAAGGGTATTAAGAGATCTTACTACTGTACAGAGAAAGATTGCAGATTTACAAGTGGAACTCCAAGGTCGAAAG GAAGACAAGAATGTTGCTCATCTGACCCATGTTAGTGCGATggaaaagaagatcgagacatTAGCGAGGATCACTGATATATTAAAAGACGTTATTCAAAATAAG GATCGTATTATAGCTCGCCTGCAACAGCCATATTCATTAGATTGCATTCCTGTGGAAGCAGAATATCAG AAACAGTTTTCAGAACTTCTGATGAAGGCTGCAAGTGATTATGGGTCCTTGACAGAATCTGTTGCAGATTTTCAATGGAGCCAAAATTTTAAAGAACCGCCTTCAGTATGGGGA GAAATGCTTCGACCAATTCCTGTGGCTTTAGCATCATGCACCCGGTTTTTCGAAGCCATGTCTGCAATGAGAGAATCATTTGCAACCCTTCAACATTTAAGAGTGGGTCATTCTACTCAATCTGGTTCCACATTCACAACCCCGTTAAAGGATCCAGCTCAAAGAATTCCTGGAGTTCCTGAAACCACTTAA